In Quercus lobata isolate SW786 chromosome 12, ValleyOak3.0 Primary Assembly, whole genome shotgun sequence, a genomic segment contains:
- the LOC115972261 gene encoding transcription factor MAMYB, producing the protein MEFLDEDARPRFLFQARPNPSSSSSFTDSPQTHQKPSKPFLFITISISSILLLLSLLFFQSEPLRSLLFWLSLSLLFGPFAPVSVTGGDIRVGQGPILEFPNQETEALEETNKRVSQKRQKPRRNEEFDANSVVSVEKANGFAREEKEGGKNGGGRESKDGFGVEEEEKEWTEEEIEVLRKQLIKHPVGKPGRWEAISEAFRGRHKVESVIKTAKELGERKVEDGDSYAQFLKKRKPFDRRIEGGDGELDAGVVVENGEDRKESGGGWKGEEDIALLNALKAFPKDVAMRWEKIAAAVPGKSKAACMKRVTELKKGFRSAKAATES; encoded by the coding sequence ATGGAGTTCTTGGACGAAGACGCGAGGCCCAGGTTCCTCTTCCAAGCTCGCCCaaacccttcttcttcttcttcattcaccgactcaccacaaacccaccaaaaaccCAGCAAGCCATTCCTCTTTATCACCATTTCCATCTCCTCcattcttctccttctttctcttctcttcttccaaTCCGAGCCCCTCAGATCTCTCCTCTTCTggctctccctctctctcctcttcgGTCCTTTCGCCCCAGTCTCCGTCACCGGCGGTGATATCCGCGTCGGTCAAGGCCCAATCCTCGAGTTCCCAAATCAAGAAactgaagcattggaagaaacCAATAAGAGGGTATCCCAAAAGAGACAGAAACCGCGTAGGAATGAAGAATTCGATGCGAATTCGGTAGTTTCAGTGGAGAAGGCTAATGGGTTTGCGAGAGAAGAGAAGGAGGGTGGGAAAAATGGAGGAGGGAGAGAAAGTAAAGATGGGTTTGGTGTGgaggaagaagagaaggagtGGACTGAGGAGGAGATTGAGGTATTGAGGAAGCAATTGATTAAGCATCCGGTGGGGAAACCTGGGCGGTGGGAGGCGATTTCTGAGGCATTTAGAGGGAGGCATAAGGTGGAGAGTGTGATCAAGACAGCAAAGGAATTGGGGGAGAGGAAAGTGGAAGATGGGGATTCATATGCTCAGTTTTTGAAGAAGAGGAAGCCGTTTGATAGGCGAATTGAAGGCGGGGATGGAGAATTGGATGCTGGGGTGGTGGTGGAGAATGGTGAGGATAGGAAAGAGAGTGGTGGTGGGTGGAAAGGTGAGGAGGATATTGCATTGCTTAATGCATTGAAGGCTTTTCCTAAGGATGTGGCCATGAGGTGGGAGAAGATTGCTGCTGCTGTGCCCGGGAAGTCGAAGGCGGCTTGTATGAAGAGAGTTACTGAGTTGAAGAAGGGTTTTCGAAGTGCAAAGGCTGCTACTGAGAGTTAG